The sequence CCATGCGAATTCCTTCGGCGCCATCGCCGGCCGCGGCCGTATCAAATCCGTGTTTGCGCAGCGCTTGCCGCATAACGTGCACTTCGGTGGGTGAATCATCGACTATCAGCACCATCGCCATATCTTTCTCCTGTCCAGTCCCCCTTCAAGCGCGGACGTGGCTCGCAATCGCGCCTAGCAACTCGTCCTTGGTAAACGGCTTTGTCAGGTATTGCTGTGAGCCGACAATTCGCCCCCTGGCACGGTCGAAAAGACCGTCCTTGCTGGAAAGCATGATGACCGGAATCGACCTGAAAACCTTATTGTGTTTGATCAGCGCGCAAGTCTGGTAGCCGTCGAGGCGTGGCATCATAATGTCCACGAAAACGATATCCGGTTGGTGATCGGCAATTTTGGAAAGGGCGTCGAATCCGTCCACCGCGGTAAACACCTCGCACCCTTCCCTGGATAGCAAAGTCTCGGCTGTTTTTCGTATGGTTTTGCTGTCATCGATAACCAGCACCTTGAGGCCAACAAGATTCGGTCGATTTTCCTCAGCCACTAGCGCTACTCCTGTTCGCTGCCACCTGCCGGTCCATTCTGGAGGTGTGAAAAAATCTTTGCCAATCCGATCAGTGAATCACTGTGTTGATGGGGGTTTTAACATATTGGGACCGCTGCCGTCATCCAGACGGCAAGCGGCTCAGTGAGGCCGCCCTTTGCTATTATGCGGGTACTGGCGTGGCAGTAGAATACCCCGTCCAAACGGGCCGGAGAAGCAAAAGAATATGAACAAGAATCCAGTCAGGCTCGGCGTCGTCATGGACCCGATCGCCGATATCAAACCTTACAAGGACAGTACTTTCGCCATGTTGCTGGCCGCGGCCGCCCGTGGCTGGATCTTGCATTACATGGAGCAGGCTGACCTGTGGGTGGAAAACGGCAAGGCGATGGCCACGGCCAGCCTGCTGGCTGTGCGCGACCAGCCAACCGACTGGTTTACCCTGGGCGAAAGCAAGGACATGGAATTGGGCGATCTCGATGTCATCCTGATGCGCAAAGACCCGCCGTTCGACATGGAATACATCTATACCAGCTATATACTCGAACTGGCGCAGGATCAGGGCGCCCTGGTGGTCAATGATCCCGCCAGCCTGCGCGATGCCAACGAAAAGGTTTATATGTCGTGGTTTCCGCAGTGCTGTGCGGAAACTTTGATTACCCGGTCGATCGCCCGCATCCGGGAATTTGCCAAAACCCATGACAAAATCGTTGTCAAACCGCTGGATGGCATGGGGGGGCGATCGATTTTTATAGTCGCTAGTAATGATCCCAATACCAACGTAATAGCCGAAACCCTGACCGATTTCGGTCAGCAATTCACGATGGCACAGCGGTTTTTGCCGGAAATCAACGAAACCGGCGATAAGCGGATCTTGCTGATCGATGGTGAGCCAGTGCCCTACGCGTTGGCCCGTATTCCGGCGGAGGGAGAAGCCCGGGGAAATCTTGCGCTCGGCGCCAGTTCCCAGGGCGTGCCGTTGAGCGAACGCGATTACTGGATATGCGCCCAACTGGGCCAGACCCTGAAAGAAAAGGGACTGCTGTTTGTGGGACTGGATGTGATCGGCGACTACATGACCGAAATCAACGTGACCAGCCCGACTTGCATCAGAGAACTCGACGCAGAGTTTGATCTGGATATCGGCGGCCTGATCATGGATGCGATTCAGTCAAGGCTGGCAGAGGGGCCCAAAAATTAGACGCCTGCTGATTATCGGCGCCGCGCTGCTAGTGGTCTCCTGCGAGCCGGGATCGCCGGTCTGGCACAGCGCATTCCCCGCTTTCGGAACGCAAATCGAGATTTCCATCGCCGGCGTGCCGGAGACCCGCGCACGCCAGGCAAGCGATAGGATCAGAATCTTGTTCGAGGCGCTGCATCATCGCTGGCATCCCTGGGCC is a genomic window of Pseudomonadota bacterium containing:
- the pilG gene encoding twitching motility response regulator PilG, giving the protein MAEENRPNLVGLKVLVIDDSKTIRKTAETLLSREGCEVFTAVDGFDALSKIADHQPDIVFVDIMMPRLDGYQTCALIKHNKVFRSIPVIMLSSKDGLFDRARGRIVGSQQYLTKPFTKDELLGAIASHVRA
- the gshB gene encoding glutathione synthase gives rise to the protein MNKNPVRLGVVMDPIADIKPYKDSTFAMLLAAAARGWILHYMEQADLWVENGKAMATASLLAVRDQPTDWFTLGESKDMELGDLDVILMRKDPPFDMEYIYTSYILELAQDQGALVVNDPASLRDANEKVYMSWFPQCCAETLITRSIARIREFAKTHDKIVVKPLDGMGGRSIFIVASNDPNTNVIAETLTDFGQQFTMAQRFLPEINETGDKRILLIDGEPVPYALARIPAEGEARGNLALGASSQGVPLSERDYWICAQLGQTLKEKGLLFVGLDVIGDYMTEINVTSPTCIRELDAEFDLDIGGLIMDAIQSRLAEGPKN